From Malus sylvestris chromosome 1, drMalSylv7.2, whole genome shotgun sequence:
TATCAAGAAGACAAAGCActtatgtaacatcccacatcgcctaggggagtgatccttaaatgtatattcccatctctacctaacacaaggcattttgggagctcactggcttcgggttccatcggaactccgaagttaagcgagttcgcgcaagagcaatttcatgatgggtgacccactgggaagttgtttatgagttcccagaaacaaaaccgtgagggcatggtcagggcccaaagcggacaatatcgtgctatggtggtggagcgagccagggaagtgatccgccccggcCCAAGATGTGAGAACTTAGGCCTCATTTGATAGAGAGGACTAGTTTGGGTAGGATtgttccctatatatatataaggcattTTGAAAGGAAGAAATGGATAACAAATTTCTTACTTTGTCCAAGTTGAGGTTACTCATGAAGTAAAAGAATCATCTCCACCccagcccaaaaagttgaggtttaTTCACTATATTAAAGACATTttaaaggaagaaatggatTACAAATTTAGCCTGAAGTAAAACAACCATCTCCATCCAAGCCCACCACGTCTGGCGATCCATGGGCCCAAGATTGCCTGACCAACCCATCTGCCAACGTTAGCCTGACTCCTTCCCCTAGTGTGATTTGACGTCGGTcatgtgcaattttttttttttttttttttttttttttgcgttaGGGGTGTGCATTACAAGCACATATGAGATGAGCGTTGGAGGACCAAAAAGCGTGGTGGGTCCAGCGCTGTAACACACCGGTGTTTTAAAAATCGGCCTAAACGGCCGTTTAGGTACTGGTCGATGAGATGCCGCTCCGATTAGGTGCCAATCGGCAAAGAATAGCGGGGATGTGTTAGGCGCCCACCTGGGCACTCCTAGGCGGTATCTAGGCGGTGGTGCTAGGCGGTCTTGTCACTGTGTTACCTTTTTTCGAGCTCACAGTTGCCGTTCTCTCATTGCCTTCCACCTTCAATCACACCCAGACCTCATATCTCCTACAAAATCAAACGAGGAAGGAGTGAAGGAGAGAGAAGGAATGAGAGATAGACAATTTGTTGTGAAGAGGGACGGGGGGAGAAAGATAGCGCTGCAGAGAGTGAGATCGAAAAGAGAAACCGGTAGTCTGTAGATAAGATAGAGGGAAAGGTAGGGGTGGGTGCAGCTATATTCTCTAGGGTTAGTaggttttttattaattaaaaggtTTTGAACTTTGTTTCAAGACTTGGAGCAGgcccaattttaatttttagacaAAATAAGACCCAATATTAATTATGGTCTTAAAAAAACTCTAAAGTTTTATACAATACTTATATTTTAtaacaaatatttattttgtatgttttgtattttttttttcaacaagtatgatttttgtgtgTAAAAATGgacttatttatatattatattataaatttatttaaaaagtaCAAATCCGCCTAGGCACCCACCTAGACTCCGCCTAGCCATTAGGCGCCAACCCGCCGCCTGACTAGTgcctaacgttttttagaaccttgcaaCACACTCAAAGCCTATGAAGGTTTAGGCAACATAACTCGTTTATATCCACTGGACCTTCAACAGTAAATAATTTGGACTGTTGGATTTTCAACGgtaaataaatttgaattcaaAACCAACGACTATTACACATGGTGCGATGTGGCCCATTCGATTTATAACTACTATATCATCCAACAGTCTAGATTAAGCCGACACTTTTAGggttaaaaaaaatctgaagaagaaaaaaaaggattgAGTCATTGTGCCCACGTGGCCAATATGGGTTGTTGGATAGAAAACAATTTGAATCCATTGGTcctgattggttgaaaatcttatcgaaaattTATCCACAAGAATTATGGATGGATAGTAACACATGGTGTGACGAGATTGGTTAGAAATCTTATCGGACATCATTTTTTACACAATCATGACATGTGGTGCTACGGCCCACAAGATTGATTGAAAATCTAAtcgaaatctattcacaaacattgtaatttcggataatgacatgtaaagtgacgagattggttaaaaatcctatccaaaattaaacataatattaactttttattaattcttaaaaaaataaatttttaatatcaATTGCTTGAGCAGTTCATTACCGAGTGGAAATGCACTCGGACAATTACTATTGACTAAGGCAATAATTGCTTATTGCCCAATTACCTGGGCATTTATTATCACTAGCCTCTCCGCACGCACTAACGTGTGTGCGAGAGGCATTTTTGTATCACGGGCGCTACGCGCCACTGAAGATGTATTgtgttaatttgtttttttcattgaaattgtcaagatatattttaaatgtattttgcAAAAGaaactttttcttttccatgcACGTTCTAAAAAGTTGTCATGTTTTTCGTTTTCACTTTGTGTAAAGTAATGatttaaatgttattcatgCAATTGTCATACAACATGGGATTTtggatgcaagttcctacctaaaGTCCGTGAACAATAGTGGTTGTCATTCAccattttaaatacaaagaatgaaagaaatttcatgaaaacagaATAAACAGTGTATATGCAAGTGATCAAGAAAAATAGAATTCAATATAAattattctttcttttggtCAATATGAACATATGAAGACAATTAACAATGTTGTTCTATAAAAGAGAAATTAAGAGAAAACAGTCAATAGTGAGAGCCAGAACTAAAATTTAATAGAATCCCAtcactagtaaaaaaaacactttgcgcgacgcaggtcattcgtcgcgcaaagtaaaaaaacgtcgcgcaaaactTTGCCCAACTCACCTTCGTCGCGCGCAAACCGTCGCGGCAAGGCAGTGACAGaaggctttgcgcgacgcatgtaaCCCATCGTCGCGCAAatccactttgcgcgacgacgggttacatgcgtcgcgcaaagtggattttgcacgacgtagggacttgcgtcgcgcaaagttgttttgcgcgacgtaggaaattcttcgtcgcgcaaacccttctttttttttgcaaaaattatttaatttttaataaatattgtaatttttttttagaagaataaatattgtaattaaattctaaacaataattaataaaccaagaaacaatatttatttataaaatatatgaaaatgtacatacaagatgttcgaatataaaaaatataaaaaaaaaaaactacaacaagTAGTGTTCTAATCTTGATGCATCAAGCTACTGGGTATCGACTAAGCGAAGTGGTTGGGAGGTCGAAGGTGGAGCAAGATCAAGTGCTGACATCAAGATTTGGAGGCTGAACATTTGTAAAGCTCGTAAGATCATACTCATCTTCTCGTCCTGGGCCGAAAACTGGGTTGCAATCTCGCCTTCCTGGGCTTCCCAGGCCGAAAACCGGATTTACAATCCAATTCAAAAGAATTGGGGTTTAACTCCATGATGTCCATTTTCGCTTTTGGGAAACGACCCACTAACTGAGCAAGCTAATTGAAATCTGAATTCCGATATCAAAAGTCAAACTACAAATACGCAACTGACCATAGAATCCAAGGGAGAAACTGcagagaaagaaataaaaagacttACGTCTATCTCCAGTATTGTAACCCCTAGCTTAACAGATAAATTTTTCTTGAACACATTAAACTTGGGAGCCAAATCCTTTGCAGCAGGGCCACCATCAACACCAACTTATGTCACTTCATACATCCTCCTCTTTACttaacaaaaacagaaaataatatataatttatcaTTACTGTTTCCTATTCTCTCCACTTGTATTAGTAAAACTCTATCTTTAACCTATCTAGACGCTGATTCATAGAAAAGAAAGATTGACGGATCATCATCTACTTGACAAACTTATGAGTATTAATTCCACACAAAAAAAACTGAGCTTACAGTGGCACAGTTAAAATATAGGTCTGGATTGGACTGCATTCTTTCATCCTTTTCCTGATACGCAACATAAAACATTAGAACATCTTCTAACTGACAGAAGATCCATACTTACAAGAAATACAACACATAGACAACTGACTCTGCGGTAGTTCTTACTTTAAGCACTTGCAGCATTTTGGTATGCCTTCAAAGATTGCAGAAGTGTTACATGCTATACAACTTATCAAGTATAAATCTTACTCAAATCCGAAGAACATAAAACTTTTTGAGAAGGTTGATTATGAGATTTTACACAATGAATTGCCATCCTTGACATCAAGAGTTATGGCTTCCTTGGCATGTTGAATGCTTTCATCAACAAGTTCTGCCTCATTGTCGGTACCtagaaaaatgatgaaaactTGGTAAGCATAATGACACACACATCATGAAAAACAACAGGAAAAACAAGTTGAGCGACAAAATGGTTGCCTTGAGCCATTTTTCTTTCAAGCATCGAAAGTTGACAAAGTATCTGCCTGTTTGGACCATGCCTCCAAACGCAATGCACATATCAATCATAAAATTTATAGTACAATGAATCGAGAGGTCACTGTAATAAAACTACAAAAATCTAATCAAGAAGAACCTTGCTTAAGGCAAGATTAAAGCAGTTCTTGGCTGAAGATAGATCTCCCTTCTTCTAAGTGCAGTTACCTAAACATAGTCAAGCATCTGCAAGAGATGGATTCAACTTAACCTACATCGCCGTTTATATTTCAGGAAGTGAACTGAAAGCATTACAAACATGCTCAACTACATGAAGTCACAATGCATTCTTACATCCTTTGAGAGATTATCCTCTGCTTCTTTTCTATAGTTCGGTAAAACATCCAGTATCTTTCCTCTAAGATATTCGTATTTCGCACATTGAGCCGGATGTTTTCTTTGCTCTGGTAAAAGACACAGTGTTTGAAACTTGAACTAATAAGATACAAATACAAgtgcaaaataataataaaggaaTTAGCAGTGACAGCGATTCGAGAACACAATGTAGGCATTATCGTTACAGAAACAACACTTTTATCAGGGGGAGATTTTGAATTCATCA
This genomic window contains:
- the LOC126626674 gene encoding uncharacterized protein LOC126626674 isoform X2, translated to MSSRAVEDDALAKAARAVEALYLLRDTYFPADPDDKISRLNIDSDLALNLLDSIPLGTDNEAELVDESIQHAKEAITLDVKDGNSLCIPKCCKCLKKRMKECSPIQTYILTVPLKEEDV
- the LOC126626674 gene encoding uncharacterized protein LOC126626674 isoform X3; the encoded protein is MSSRAVEDDALAKAARAVEALYLLRDTYFPADPDDKISRLNIDSDLALNLLDSIPLGTDNEAELVDESIQHAKEAITLDVKDGNSLCIPKCCKCLKKRMKECSPIQTYILTVPLGGCMK
- the LOC126626674 gene encoding uncharacterized protein LOC126626674 isoform X1 gives rise to the protein MSSRAVEDDALAKAARAVEALYLLRDTYFPADPDDKISRLNIDSDLALNLLDSIPLGTDNEAELVDESIQHAKEAITLDVKDGNSLCIPKCCKCLKKRMKECSPIQTYILTVPLFSLGFYGQLRICSLTFDIGIQISISLLS